In Daucus carota subsp. sativus chromosome 4, DH1 v3.0, whole genome shotgun sequence, one DNA window encodes the following:
- the LOC108217630 gene encoding MADS-box protein JOINTLESS: MAREKIQIKKIDNTTARQVTFSKRRRGIFKKAEELSVLCDADVALIIFSSTGKLFQYSNSSMKGILEKHSLHAKNLGQMERPSLELQLVESEHSIISKQVAEKSRQLRQMRGEDLQGMNIEELQQLEKSLEAGLSRVIKKKGEKIMTEIESLQHKGMQLMEENNRLRQHMMEISNKGGKIIPADSATTIHEDGPSSDSVTNSTGPPQDCESSDTSLKLGLGLNY; the protein is encoded by the exons ATGGCTAGAGAAAAGATACAGATCAAGAAGATTGATAACACTACTGCCAGGCAGGTGACCTTCTCCAAAAGGAGAAGAGGGATTTTCAAGAAAGCTGAAGAGCTTTCTGTTCTTTGTGATGCTGATGTTGCTCTCATCATCTTCTCCTCTACTGGCAAGCTCTTTCAGTACTCCAACtccag CATGAAGGGAATACTTGAAAAGCATAGCTTACATGCGAAAAATCTCGGGCAGATGGAACGACCATCTCTTGAGCTTCAG CTAGTAGAGAGTGAGCACTCCATAATAAGCAAGCAAGTGGCAGAGAAAAGCCGACAACTGAG GCAGATGAGAGGAGAAGATCTCCAAGGTATGAATATAGAAGAGTTGCAACAGCTGGAGAAATCTCTTGAAGCCGGATTAAGTCGCGTGATAAAGAAAAAG GGTGAAAAGATTATGACAGAGATCGAGTCTCTACAACACAAG GGCATGCAACTAATGGAAGAAAACAATCGACTAAGACAACAT ATGATGGAAATCTCTAATAAAGGTGGAAAGATCATCCCTGCTGATTCGGCAACCACAATCCATGAGGACGGTCCGTCCTCCGACTCTGTAACTAACTCTACTGGCCCTCCACAAGATTGTGAAAGCTCAGATACATCCCTCAAGCTGGGCTTGGG